From Dendropsophus ebraccatus isolate aDenEbr1 chromosome 2, aDenEbr1.pat, whole genome shotgun sequence, a single genomic window includes:
- the BHLHE22 gene encoding class E basic helix-loop-helix protein 22, with protein sequence MERALNLAEEDLFHKSLSAKRMESAFRSPQGLDLSQPGERSPLHCYEGPDPSDLLRHHQTSALAAGAAGDSLALAAASMCAKFGAEGAGRGMSSVAESSGGEDQSPDDDSDGRCELVLRPGDHRSSQPGMKPGDAPCGPGGGKKSKEQRALRLNINARERRRMHDLNDALDELRAVIPYAHSPSVRKLSKIATLLLAKNYILMQAQALEEMRRLVAYLNQGQAISAASMPNSAAAAAAAAAVALHPALGAYEQAAASAGYPFSTVASSCPDKCALFNSVSSSLCKQCTDKP encoded by the coding sequence ATGGAGAGGGCGCTGAACCTGGCAGAAGAAGACTTGTTCCATAAGAGTCTCAGCGCTAAGAGGATGGAATCCGCCTTCCGCTCCCCGCAGGGTCTGGACTTGTCGCAGCCCGGGGAGCGCTCCCCCTTGCACTGCTATGAGGGTCCCGACCCGTCCGACCTCCTGCGCCACCACCAGACCTCAGCGCTGGCGGCCGGGGCGGCGGGAGACTCTTTAGCGCTTGCGGCTGCCAGCATGTGCGCCAAGTTCGGGGCAGAAGGCGCAGGCAGGGGGATGTCCTCGGTGGCGGAGAGCAGCGGGGGAGAAGATCAGAGCCCGGACGATGACAGTGACGGCCGCTGCGAGCTGGTGCTCAGACCGGGAGATCATCGGTCCTCCCAGCCCGGGATGAAGCCCGGGGATGCGCCCTGCGGTCCTGGCGGAGGGAAGAAGTCGAAGGAGCAGCGAGCCCTGAGGCTGAACATCAAcgcccgggagaggagacgcatGCACGATCTGAACGATGCCCTAGACGAGCTGCGAGCTGTCATCCCTTATGCCCATAGCCCCTCGGTCAGGAAGCTCTCCAAGATCGCCACCCTGCTGCTGGCTAAGAACTACATCCTAATGCAAGCCCAGGCGCTGGAGGAAATGAGGAGGCTGGTGGCTTATCTCAACCAGGGCCAGGCTATCTCTGCTGCCTCCATGCCCaactctgctgctgccgccgccgctgccgccgctgtggCGCTTCACCCTGCACTCGGAGCCTATGAGCAGGCGGCTGCCAGCGCCGGCTACCCCTTCAGCACCGTGGCCAGCTCCTGCCCGGACAAATGTGCCCTATTCAACAGCGTGTCCTCCAGCCTGTGCAAACAGTGTACTGACAAGCCTTAA